In Williamwhitmania sp., the DNA window CAACGGGTTTTGTTCCATGCTCTTTTATCCATCTGGCCGCATCAGTTTCCATTGTACCGCCAATCTCACCAATCATCACAATGCCTTCAGTTCCAGAATCGGCCATGAGCAGCTTCACCGCATCAAGCGTGGTGGTGCCAATAATGGGGTCGCCACCAATACCAATGCAGGTGCTCTGGCCCAATCCTTCCTTGGTTATTTGATCAACAGCCTCATAGGTTAGCGTGCCAGAGCGGGAAACAATTCCCACGGTGCCCTTTTTGTGGATAAATCCGGGCATAATGCCAACCTTAATTTCTCCGGGGGTAATTACTCCTGGACAGTTTGGCCCAACTAGCCTAACGTCTGGCTTATCGGCTAAAAATTCCTTTACCTTAACCATGTCCGAAGTTGGAATACCTTCTGTAATTGCAACAATCAACTTTACTCCTGCATCGGCGGCCTCCATAATGGAATCGGCAGCATAGGCTGGTGGTACAAAAATAACCGACACATCGGCTCCGGTTGCAGCAACTGCCTCCTTGGCAGTATTAAAGACTGGCAGATTC includes these proteins:
- the sucD gene encoding succinate--CoA ligase subunit alpha; this translates as MSVLVNKKSKVLVHGFTGSEGTFHAQQMIDYGTNVVGGVTPGKGGQTHLNLPVFNTAKEAVAATGADVSVIFVPPAYAADSIMEAADAGVKLIVAITEGIPTSDMVKVKEFLADKPDVRLVGPNCPGVITPGEIKVGIMPGFIHKKGTVGIVSRSGTLTYEAVDQITKEGLGQSTCIGIGGDPIIGTTTLDAVKLLMADSGTEGIVMIGEIGGTMETDAARWIKEHGTKPVVGFIAGQTAPKGRRMGHAGAIIGGAEDTAAAKMKIMRECGINVVESPADLGKTMAALLK